In a genomic window of Mycolicibacterium neoaurum VKM Ac-1815D:
- a CDS encoding ATP-dependent DNA helicase, with product MTASTTVTDLLAAAVDALGGTQRAGQVEMAQAVSEAFETGKHLAVQAGTGTGKSLAYLVPAIARAVSAGSPVVVSTATIALQRQLVDRDLPRLADALAPRLPRKPTFALLKGRGNYLCLNKIHNGSASEGEELPQEELFDAVAATALGRDVQRLTAWASDTETGDRDELSPGVPDRSWSQVSVSARECIGVSRCPYSADCYSEKARAKAGTADIVVTNHALLAIDAIADASVLPEHEMLVVDEAHELADRVTGVATGELSATALGAAQRRIGRLVADELVERFEAAGANLASMIHDAEPGRIDHLDDELATYLTALRDAAFVIRSAIDTTPSDPQAAAARTEAVTAVTEIGDIAARMLDSFGPAIPDRFDVVWLDHEENSRVAAGKRAVLRVAPLSVSGLLRTRLFARATAVLTSATLTLGGSFDGMAAAWGLSGGDPPGRWRGLDVGSPFDHAKSGILYVAKHLPPPGRDGTGSAAQLDEIEALITAAGGRTLGLFSSMRAAKATAEVMAERLSTPVLCQGQDTTAALVKQFADDEQTSLFGTLSLWQGVDVPGPTLSLVLIDRIPFPRPDDPLLTARQRAIGARGGNGFMAVAASHAALLLSQGAGRLLRRIDDRGVVAILDSRMATARYGGFLRASLPPFWATTDPERVRAALIRLRNG from the coding sequence GTGACCGCAAGCACCACCGTCACCGATCTGCTGGCCGCCGCGGTCGACGCCCTCGGCGGCACCCAGCGCGCCGGTCAGGTCGAGATGGCCCAGGCCGTCAGCGAAGCCTTCGAAACCGGTAAGCACCTCGCCGTCCAGGCGGGCACCGGCACCGGCAAATCGCTGGCCTATCTGGTGCCCGCGATCGCCCGGGCGGTATCGGCGGGGTCGCCCGTGGTGGTCTCGACCGCGACCATCGCGCTGCAGCGTCAGCTCGTCGACCGTGACCTGCCACGGCTGGCCGACGCCCTGGCGCCGCGACTGCCCCGCAAACCGACCTTCGCCCTGCTCAAAGGCCGGGGAAATTACCTGTGCCTGAACAAGATCCACAACGGCTCCGCTTCCGAGGGTGAGGAACTGCCCCAGGAGGAACTGTTCGACGCGGTCGCCGCGACCGCGCTGGGCCGCGATGTGCAGCGGCTGACGGCCTGGGCGTCGGATACCGAGACCGGGGACCGCGACGAACTGTCCCCCGGTGTGCCGGACCGGTCCTGGAGTCAGGTCAGCGTGTCGGCCCGCGAATGTATCGGGGTATCGCGCTGCCCCTACAGCGCCGACTGTTACTCGGAGAAGGCGCGGGCCAAGGCCGGTACCGCCGACATCGTGGTCACCAACCACGCCCTGCTGGCCATCGACGCCATCGCCGACGCCTCGGTGCTGCCCGAGCACGAGATGCTGGTCGTCGACGAGGCCCACGAACTGGCCGACCGGGTGACCGGTGTGGCGACCGGTGAGCTGTCGGCCACGGCGCTGGGCGCCGCCCAGCGCCGGATCGGGCGGCTGGTCGCCGATGAGCTCGTCGAGCGCTTCGAGGCGGCCGGGGCGAATCTGGCTTCGATGATCCACGACGCCGAACCCGGGCGCATCGATCATCTCGACGACGAACTGGCCACCTATCTGACCGCGCTGCGCGATGCGGCGTTCGTGATCCGCTCGGCGATCGACACCACCCCGTCGGACCCGCAGGCCGCCGCGGCGCGCACCGAGGCCGTCACCGCGGTCACCGAGATCGGCGATATCGCCGCCCGGATGCTGGATTCGTTCGGTCCCGCCATCCCCGACCGGTTCGATGTGGTGTGGCTGGATCACGAGGAGAACAGCCGGGTCGCCGCGGGTAAGCGTGCGGTGCTGCGGGTGGCCCCACTGTCGGTCTCGGGTCTGTTGCGCACCAGGCTGTTTGCCCGCGCCACCGCGGTACTGACGTCGGCGACCCTGACCCTCGGCGGCAGCTTCGACGGGATGGCAGCCGCCTGGGGCCTCTCCGGCGGCGACCCGCCCGGTCGATGGCGCGGGCTCGACGTCGGCTCGCCGTTCGATCACGCGAAGTCCGGAATCCTTTATGTGGCAAAACATCTGCCACCACCCGGTCGCGACGGCACCGGATCGGCGGCGCAACTCGACGAGATCGAAGCGCTCATCACCGCGGCCGGCGGCCGCACGCTCGGGCTGTTCTCGTCGATGCGCGCGGCCAAGGCCACCGCCGAGGTGATGGCCGAGCGGCTGTCCACCCCGGTGCTGTGCCAGGGCCAGGACACCACCGCGGCGTTGGTCAAACAGTTCGCCGATGACGAGCAGACCTCGCTGTTCGGCACGCTGTCGCTGTGGCAGGGCGTCGATGTCCCCGGCCCGACCCTCTCGCTGGTGCTGATCGACCGGATCCCCTTCCCCCGGCCCGATGATCCGCTGCTGACCGCCCGGCAGCGTGCGATCGGCGCCCGCGGCGGCAACGGATTCATGGCGGTGGCCGCCAGCCACGCGGCGTTGCTGTTGTCCCAGGGGGCGGGCCGCTTGCTGCGCCGGATCGACGATCGCGGTGTGGTCGCGATTCTGGACTCCCGGATGGCCACCGCGCGCTACGGCGGATTCCTGCGGGCCTCGCTGCCGCCGTTCTGGGCCACCACCGACCCGGAGCGGGTGCGGGCCGCGCTGATTCGCCTGCGCAACGGCTGA
- a CDS encoding neutral zinc metallopeptidase — MTATGRRRLRWVPAAALTLGVALIVSACSEPVQGSAVSVFADPFRVAGMPATDGPTGLRDDATEPTRQVNNTDGGDIDMLAASSISDIEQFWEQTYGETFDGEFTPVSEILSWDSDGFDGAFCGEDTYNLVNAAYCDDDRTIGWDRGVLLPALRSANGDMAVTMVLAHEYGHAIQAQAGIVADDTPTLVSEQQADCLAGVYMRWVAEDNSPRFTLSTGDGLNSLMSTMIGFRDPLMTVDDSDAGEDEHGSAFERVSAFQFGFTDGAGSCAAMDPAEIKQRRGDLPVLLPEDQSGELQITADSVRSVFDAMNILFDPAEHPILTFDRPDCPDADSDAPATFCPATNTISVDLPAMEVLGAPSEDEDAGLATGDNTAYSVLISRYMQSVQQQHGGVALNTAQAALRTACLTGVATAKLVKEVNTPDGDTIALTAGDVDEAVSGILLNGLVASDVNGESVPSGFSRIDAFRVGVLGDTERCFKRFA, encoded by the coding sequence ATGACGGCGACAGGACGCAGGCGTCTGCGGTGGGTCCCGGCTGCGGCACTGACGCTGGGCGTGGCGCTGATCGTCAGCGCATGCTCAGAACCGGTGCAGGGCAGTGCGGTGTCGGTGTTCGCCGACCCGTTCCGGGTGGCGGGGATGCCTGCCACCGACGGGCCCACCGGGTTGCGCGATGACGCCACCGAACCCACCCGCCAGGTCAACAACACCGACGGCGGTGACATCGATATGCTCGCCGCCAGTTCGATCAGCGATATCGAACAGTTCTGGGAGCAGACCTACGGCGAGACGTTCGACGGCGAGTTCACCCCGGTGTCCGAGATCCTTTCCTGGGATTCAGACGGTTTCGACGGCGCGTTCTGCGGTGAGGACACCTACAACCTCGTCAATGCCGCGTACTGCGACGACGATCGCACCATCGGCTGGGACCGCGGGGTCCTGTTGCCCGCACTGCGCAGCGCCAACGGCGATATGGCCGTCACGATGGTGTTGGCCCATGAGTACGGGCACGCGATCCAGGCCCAGGCGGGCATCGTCGCCGACGACACCCCGACGCTGGTCTCCGAACAGCAGGCCGATTGCCTTGCCGGCGTGTACATGCGGTGGGTCGCCGAGGACAACTCACCTCGTTTCACACTGTCCACCGGCGACGGTCTGAACAGCCTGATGAGCACGATGATCGGCTTCCGCGATCCGCTGATGACCGTCGACGACTCCGATGCCGGTGAGGACGAACACGGTTCGGCGTTCGAACGGGTCTCAGCATTCCAGTTCGGGTTCACCGACGGCGCCGGTTCCTGCGCGGCGATGGATCCGGCCGAGATCAAGCAACGCCGGGGTGACCTTCCGGTTCTGCTCCCCGAAGATCAATCCGGCGAGCTGCAGATCACCGCCGATTCGGTGCGTTCGGTCTTCGACGCGATGAACATCCTGTTCGATCCCGCCGAGCATCCGATCCTCACCTTCGACCGGCCCGATTGCCCGGATGCCGATTCCGATGCGCCGGCGACCTTCTGCCCGGCGACCAACACCATCTCCGTGGATCTGCCCGCCATGGAGGTGTTGGGCGCCCCGTCCGAAGATGAGGACGCCGGGCTGGCCACCGGCGACAACACCGCGTACTCCGTGCTGATCTCGCGGTACATGCAGTCGGTTCAGCAGCAACACGGTGGGGTGGCGCTGAACACCGCGCAGGCGGCGTTGCGCACCGCCTGCCTGACCGGGGTCGCCACGGCCAAACTCGTCAAGGAGGTCAACACCCCCGACGGCGACACGATTGCGCTCACCGCCGGCGATGTCGACGAGGCGGTATCGGGAATCCTGCTCAACGGACTGGTTGCCAGCGACGTCAACGGTGAGTCGGTGCCGTCCGGGTTCTCCCGTATCGACGCGTTCCGGGTCGGGGTGCTCGGTGATACCGAACGCTGTTTCAAACGATTCGCCTAG
- a CDS encoding Vgb family protein, with amino-acid sequence MSKILEVAVPGGPYALAAGPDGAMWVTCAHTGQIARVTSEGELTVFDIAPDSRPQIIVAGPDGAMWFTRGGDDRIGRIATDGTQSAVELGSGSAPFGLCVGPDRALWFTTMTSGTIGRLDPADGRIDEHPVGGMPAMITAGPDGALWFTMNQRSAVGRLDLAGELTVRELPTRAAGPVGITATHDDAVWFTEILADKIGRIPTDEAIQELDLPGKPHAVVADPTGGVWVSLWGADQIARVDADGEYDTIDLPAGSEPHGLAIEDRGPAGTALWVALEQGSVLRIPLS; translated from the coding sequence ATGAGCAAGATCCTTGAGGTCGCGGTCCCCGGTGGGCCCTATGCGTTGGCGGCGGGACCCGACGGGGCGATGTGGGTGACATGTGCCCACACCGGCCAGATCGCCAGAGTCACCTCCGAGGGTGAGCTCACCGTGTTCGACATCGCGCCCGACAGCAGGCCTCAGATCATCGTGGCCGGACCCGACGGAGCGATGTGGTTCACCCGCGGCGGTGATGACCGCATCGGCCGGATCGCGACGGACGGGACCCAGAGCGCCGTCGAACTCGGCTCGGGCAGTGCGCCTTTCGGGCTGTGCGTCGGACCCGACCGGGCGCTGTGGTTCACCACGATGACGTCCGGCACGATCGGCAGGCTCGATCCGGCCGACGGGCGGATCGACGAGCATCCGGTCGGTGGGATGCCGGCGATGATCACCGCCGGGCCCGACGGCGCGCTGTGGTTCACCATGAATCAGCGCAGCGCCGTCGGCAGGCTCGACCTTGCGGGCGAACTCACCGTCCGCGAACTGCCCACCCGCGCCGCCGGTCCGGTCGGCATCACCGCAACCCACGACGACGCGGTGTGGTTCACCGAGATCCTGGCCGACAAGATCGGCCGGATCCCGACCGACGAGGCGATCCAGGAACTCGACCTGCCCGGGAAACCCCATGCGGTGGTCGCCGACCCCACCGGCGGAGTGTGGGTCAGCCTGTGGGGTGCCGACCAGATCGCGAGGGTCGATGCCGACGGTGAGTACGACACCATCGACCTGCCTGCGGGCAGTGAACCGCACGGACTGGCGATCGAGGACCGTGGACCGGCCGGAACCGCCCTGTGGGTGGCACTCGAGCAGGGCAGCGTGCTGCGGATCCCGCTGAGCTGA
- a CDS encoding glycosyltransferase family 1 protein — protein sequence MKALRRFTVRAHLPQRLSALERLSVNLRWSWHTPTQKLFAEIDPALWERVGADPVALLGEVNPQRLDELAAEEGFTRQVDACADDLDNYLSQPMWYQNQVADGREFPNGIAYFSMEFGVAEVLPNYSGGLGILAGDHLKSASDLGLPLIAVGLYYRSGYFRQSLTADGWQHENYPSLDPQGLPLRLLTDHAGQPVLIDLAMPDGARLYAQVLIAQVGRVPLLLLDSDIGENEHDLRGVTDRLYGGDQEHRIKQELLAGIGGVRAIRAYTEVEGLPAPEVFHMNEGHAGFLGVERIRELIEAGLDFETALTVVRSSTVFTTHTPVPAGIDRFPVEMVRRYFGGVDLNSRLLPGVPLERVIAFGAEEDPEKFNMAHMGLRLAQRANGVSLLHGEVSREMFSGLWPGFDPAEVPIGSITNGVHAPTWAAPQWVDLARELIGEDLGSLSEAETWQRLQQVDPGHLWWIRSQLRSQLIDDVRARLRRSWLERGASEAELGWIASAFDPEVLTVGFARRVPTYKRLTLMLRDPQRLERLLLDADRPVQLIVAGKSHPADDGGKSLIQQIVRFADRHEVRHRIAFLPDYDMSMARLLYWGCDVWLNNPLRPLEACGTSGMKSALNGGLNLSVRDGWWDEWYDGENGWEIPTADGLADETRRDDIEAGALYDLLESSVTPRFYERDQHGVPVRWVEMVRHTLQALGPKVLASRMVRDYTEKYYAPAAKSLRATLEPDSEDVPFGAARQLAAYRTRVQQQWPHIQITDVDSYGLPDTPLLGSELTLTATVDLAGLQPNEVAVQAVLGRVDGSDNLRDPVTVAMAHTGGADGGRQVFSTTTPLPVAGPVGYTVRVLPQHRLLAGTNELGLVTLA from the coding sequence GTGAAAGCCCTGAGACGATTCACCGTCCGAGCCCACCTTCCGCAGCGGCTTTCGGCACTGGAGCGGTTGTCGGTCAATCTGAGATGGTCCTGGCACACGCCGACGCAGAAGTTGTTCGCCGAGATCGACCCGGCATTGTGGGAGCGGGTCGGTGCCGACCCGGTGGCACTGCTCGGCGAGGTCAACCCGCAGCGGCTGGACGAACTGGCCGCAGAGGAGGGTTTCACCCGACAGGTGGACGCCTGCGCCGACGATCTGGACAACTATCTGAGCCAGCCGATGTGGTACCAGAATCAGGTTGCCGACGGTCGGGAGTTCCCCAACGGGATCGCCTATTTCTCGATGGAGTTCGGCGTCGCCGAGGTGCTGCCCAACTATTCCGGCGGCCTGGGCATCCTGGCCGGTGACCATCTCAAGTCCGCATCGGACCTGGGCCTTCCGTTGATCGCGGTCGGCCTGTACTACCGGTCCGGGTACTTCCGGCAGTCGCTGACCGCCGATGGCTGGCAGCACGAGAACTATCCGTCGTTGGATCCCCAAGGCCTGCCGCTGCGGCTGCTGACCGACCACGCCGGGCAGCCGGTGCTGATCGACCTGGCGATGCCCGATGGCGCCCGGTTGTACGCCCAGGTGCTCATCGCCCAGGTGGGCCGGGTACCGCTGCTGCTGCTCGATTCCGATATCGGCGAGAACGAGCATGATCTGCGGGGGGTCACCGACCGCCTGTACGGCGGTGATCAGGAACATCGGATCAAACAGGAATTGCTCGCCGGTATCGGCGGCGTCCGCGCGATCCGGGCCTACACCGAGGTGGAGGGGCTGCCGGCGCCCGAGGTGTTCCACATGAACGAGGGGCATGCCGGGTTCCTCGGGGTCGAGCGCATCAGGGAATTGATCGAGGCGGGGCTGGACTTCGAAACCGCGCTGACGGTGGTGCGGTCCTCCACGGTGTTCACCACCCACACGCCCGTCCCGGCCGGTATCGACCGGTTCCCGGTGGAGATGGTGCGCCGCTACTTCGGCGGGGTGGACCTGAACTCGCGGTTGCTTCCCGGTGTTCCGCTGGAGCGGGTGATCGCCTTCGGTGCCGAGGAGGATCCGGAGAAGTTCAACATGGCCCACATGGGCCTGCGGTTGGCTCAGCGCGCCAATGGCGTCTCCCTGTTGCACGGCGAGGTCAGCCGGGAGATGTTCAGCGGGTTGTGGCCCGGTTTCGACCCGGCCGAGGTGCCGATCGGCTCCATCACCAACGGTGTCCATGCGCCGACGTGGGCGGCGCCGCAGTGGGTGGACCTGGCGCGCGAACTCATCGGGGAGGACCTGGGGTCGCTCAGCGAGGCCGAAACCTGGCAGCGGCTACAGCAGGTGGATCCCGGACACCTGTGGTGGATCCGTTCGCAATTGCGCTCACAGTTGATCGACGACGTTCGGGCCCGGCTGCGCCGATCGTGGCTGGAGCGCGGCGCGTCGGAGGCCGAACTGGGTTGGATCGCTTCGGCATTCGATCCGGAGGTGCTGACCGTCGGATTTGCCCGACGGGTGCCCACCTACAAGCGGCTGACCCTGATGCTGCGCGATCCGCAGCGCCTGGAACGGTTGCTGCTCGACGCCGACCGACCCGTCCAGCTGATCGTCGCGGGCAAATCCCACCCCGCCGATGACGGCGGCAAGTCGTTGATCCAACAGATCGTGCGCTTCGCCGACCGCCACGAGGTGCGCCACCGGATCGCCTTCCTGCCCGACTACGACATGTCGATGGCCCGGCTGCTGTACTGGGGTTGCGATGTGTGGCTGAACAATCCGCTGCGCCCGCTGGAGGCCTGCGGCACGTCCGGCATGAAGAGTGCGCTCAACGGCGGGCTGAACCTGTCGGTCCGCGACGGGTGGTGGGATGAGTGGTACGACGGCGAGAACGGTTGGGAGATCCCCACCGCGGACGGACTGGCCGATGAGACCCGCCGCGACGATATCGAGGCAGGGGCCCTCTACGACCTGCTGGAGAGTTCGGTGACGCCGCGGTTCTACGAACGCGACCAGCACGGTGTGCCGGTGCGCTGGGTCGAGATGGTGCGCCACACCCTGCAGGCGCTCGGGCCCAAGGTGCTGGCGTCCCGGATGGTGCGTGATTACACCGAGAAGTACTACGCGCCCGCGGCGAAATCACTGCGCGCCACCCTGGAACCCGATAGCGAGGACGTGCCCTTCGGGGCAGCCCGGCAGCTGGCCGCCTACCGAACCCGGGTGCAGCAGCAGTGGCCGCATATCCAGATCACCGATGTCGACAGCTACGGGTTGCCCGACACCCCGCTGCTCGGCAGCGAACTGACCCTGACCGCGACCGTGGACCTGGCTGGTCTGCAGCCGAACGAGGTTGCGGTGCAGGCGGTTCTGGGACGCGTCGACGGCAGTGACAACCTGCGCGACCCGGTCACCGTGGCGATGGCGCACACCGGCGGTGCCGACGGCGGACGGCAGGTCTTCTCGACCACCACGCCGCTGCCGGTGGCCGGGCCGGTCGGCTACACGGTGCGGGTGCTGCCGCAGCACCGGTTACTGGCCGGGACCAACGAACTGGGACTCGTCACGCTGGCATGA